Genomic segment of Anopheles darlingi chromosome X, idAnoDarlMG_H_01, whole genome shotgun sequence:
CTTTCGGGCTGCTGGACTAATTAGTATCCGATCACACCAGGCCGGACAGCGCGTTGTCATGTAAGCACCTGGTTGCAATGGATCCTCCTCGTATGGATATGACGGTGGAAATGTGATTGGATACTCGTATAGTACGCTGCGCAAGGAATCGAGTTCGCGATCAAACTGGCGCAACTGGTGATGAGCATGAGAATCGatgttttacaaaaatatgaacaaaatgaacaaaacaaaaactgccAGCCAACCACGACTCACCCACTGCTCCTTAAATGTACTTTGGTCGCAATGGGAGAATTCCTTCTTGCCCACCGTCAGTACGTTCACACCGTCGGAATCGCGATACTGCACTTTTGTACTGTCCGGTTTTGATGCGGCATTTTGGATCCGATGCATCGTCAGATCTTCCGTAAGTTTCTGTGGTATACAGTAATGTTAGATCAAGCGATAAGGGTAAACCCAGCTCCGGTTTTACATGTAATTGTAACCCCAATACCTTAATTACACCCTCCGTATCGCAGCGGAAATTAAAGTCACCAAATACGAAATATGGCACTGGGTGATTCACAGGGTCCTTATGAAATCTATGTGAAAACGATGATGTGAAGGGTACGTTATCAATGGATGTTAAATAACGATACCGGAGTTCAAGAGTTAGGCGAAGTGCGAGAATTACCTTTCAAGCGTGTAGACGAGTGCGCGACGCCTGCTTTTACAGTACACCGATGGAAACTCCTCGCAAGCGGCCAGGTTTGAAGCATCGTGGAAGAGATGGATATTTACCAGATCAAAGACTGTTCCGTTCAAGAACCAACGGGTGCGCAGGAAACCTTTACGGGACCATTTGCACTAAGTGTGATTTAGAAAATTTTATAAAGTTGTATGGTGTTAGACTGTGAAGGAcagttttttttcaatttgcacCACCAATGTGAGCTATACTTACCTCAGGAAAAAATTGCTGAGGAAATTTGGCTTTCTCCTTGCTTGCTACCGTTTCAATGCTGCCGGTATAGATGCTTTTCCCTTCAACCAAGTCCCACTCGTGCGTCAAGAAATTCCACATCAGTACGTGCTTCACCGTACTTTGCACAAAGTAAAGGTTTCCAAGTGCCTTTGCGATAAATATGACAACAAACGGTAAGAAGATTTATTGTAGATTACGAAATTGTTTTGTTCAGATATAAGAACGGGCGAACCGTATGCTTTTTCCGAGAAATAATTTATACcatgactttttttttaatttttcgctGAAAATTTGTCAAATACAACAATACATCCGTtacaaaggaaaggaaggacgaAAGGCAGTAGTTATGCAATATGCTTCTAGAGTTAAGTCATCCAcagtgttttgttcttttttcgaCCAACTTTAAATCCTCACCCTctcttacaaaaaaaaaagtgacgCCCTGTACTATCCGCTCCTCCTTCCACTATAACTACCAGACTTACCGTAAAATGTTCCGCTGAGTTGTAGTCTTCATCCAGATACACCCGGATGCGATTATAGTCCTTGAGTTCTTCTGACTCGCACAAGTTCGCGATGAACTCTTGCACGTAATCCATCGACTTTTCGTATGTCTTGCCGCCTACCTCTTGCAGATGTAGTGCAATGAAGATCGGGCGGCACTGCGATACATGATTCAGAAACTCCCGAACCCAAAGATGTAGCAGATTTGAAGGCTATGCGAAGGAAGAAAGTAATAGTGAAAGATATGTCTAATTAATCCATTGATATTTCAGATCAATCAAAAATACAATAATGTTCTTTTACAGATATTTAACTCTATTTATATTGAATAGTTTGATCCAATCAAAGCAGTTTCATGTGAGACTACCGAAAATGTTTGATAATACCGATAGTGGAAGAACAATTTCGCCCGTCATGTTTATGTATGCTTCATTATTACCAACATCAAAAACAGGTCGAAAGGACGAGCTCGTTTAGAACTTCGAACGTTAAGGATTACTAAACGATGGCTCATAGCAGCAGGTAGGTCTAAGCCAATGACAACCGGGGCAAATATGAAGTAATAGAGGTAGTGTGACGTGGTGTTCGAAGAGGTGGAAGGAAAGCAAATTGAGTTAGCCCCAAATAGCACAATACTGTGCAACCATATCCTGCCTTGAACACGATGTGACCAGTCCCGTGGCGTGACGTGACGACTCGAGGGGATAAGAGCATGTTACAACATAGCTGCTCCGTGGGTATGACCTTGGTAGCGAGTTTACCAGTTTACCTATTTGTCTCATTAGCATGCACTTCCAGTAGCTCATTTCGCATTGCTTTGGGTGACGAAGCGATGGGTAATACTACACCTACGTGTGATAGATGGCATCGCAAATCTAATGGTTCGTCTCATTCATACGGTGGTTCTTTCGATGAGATAGTAAGAGAAAAATGTAAGAAGGCCTTGTAATAATCAAACACGAAAACTAAGAACATGAAAGATCAACGAATAGAATTGTAAACAGTTATTAATAACAAATTGACCATTTCATGAGGTCACGAACTTGAACTGGCGGATTGCTCGCAATATGTACCCGCAAAGGGTAAAAAAACATGTTACAACTGATATCGTTGAGGGAAGCCGCAAATTCCCAGTATAAACCGAGTTATCACGCAAAGCAAATCGCACTACAAACAAGGCAAGGTGATCGTTTCCAACCATGATTGCTTtcgaagagagtgagaaagagagagagagagagagagagagagagagagagagggagagagagagagagagagaaagagagagcagggggggggggggaaacctGTGAAGTATAATGCTGCGCGCGTGTTCTGCTTCTGTCCTCCGGGCTTTGTGTATCTTCCGTTTGATATTTGGTTTTGCTTAACTCTTTACTTTCCCGCTGCTGAAAAGCTGGTATCTATGGTTATGTGCATTTGTACCGTAATGGTGTACCGTTTGAGTATCTAGACTTCGGTTCGCGTTCCACCGTGTGCATATTTCAATATCTATGCGTATATGAAAGCTCAATTCCTTGCGGATTTAAATGCAAAGCTAACACCTCGACCTGAAAAATTAAATTGGCTGTGAGTATTACGTACTGCATAAGCTGtaaatttttctttctctgttaaTTCAATCACAGATGGTTCTGTAAAACAAACATGTCTCGGTATGAAtagcgttcgttcgctcataATTGTTCTGCCTAAGAACTAGCGAGGGTTGTGGTGCTGAAACTGAATTTGTGAAACAAACTGCGGCCAAAATGTTACTTACATCCTCAAAAACACTACCGACGTTAGCAGTTACTAGAAGCACGGGAATGCTGCTCTCCTGGTCCGTCGTTGCCATGGTGATGGACACTGTTGATTCCCGCGATGCTGGTTTGGGTAAGTGGCTGAACAATCTTCTTTTTTGCGGTGGGATACAATAACTTATTGTAGAACTGAGAAATGGACGCTTTGGACTAATGATCGCAGAGCTAGAAAAGAGTGATATTCGGCTCCAACTTTCGCAGTTCTCGAGAACTGCTTAGCTGGCTTTGTTAGGTTCTAGTACGATGTTTGGTTCTTCTTTAGAAATCCAGAGATGCGTTGACCTGGATGTTCGCTGAATTCATGAGAGTGCTTCCGTTTCATTCTCTGCACACCTCTTTGGTCAAGACCAATTGTTGCGATTCGGTACAGGAAGCTACGGAGGAAGCATCTCGGCTCATCACGCTGGTGGATCTGCGCTATACGGTATCCGATGGTGGTGAGATGATGTTGCAATATGAATCGTTTTTGCAGTAAAGTACACGTACCTTAGTAATTCAGAATACCTAAGGTACGTTCCTATTTAGGTCAACGTTTAACTGACGGAACCAACGAAACGGCCGCACGATGGTGCCTTCCCTCTCTTGGGAAGGTGCGATCTTATAAGGTAAGCCAGCTGCACTTTCGTTGTAATTGTTGCCTGTTGTTGATGGCTTcttgtgttgtggtggttgaaATGATGGGCGGCGATTGAAATCGCTGGATGGTCGTGAGGAAGATTGAGTGATGGTTTTTATAGAGCACGAAAAAACGCATACACACCGATGCTGAATGCTTTTTCGTCACTTCACACTAAGCGTAACTGGCCGAATAGGAGCAAAGCTTTCGTCTAActtaaaaaatcataaaatcgaTTTCACTGATAACGGTGCGAAGAGCGACAAGAATTTAATTCCGCTACACCCCGCAAAAACTTCCAGTGCTCGTAAAATGTACTTATTGCCAAGGTGTTTTAATAACACAGGTGCAGTCTTCATAGCACTTTTCTAAACGCCATATTGGATGTTATTTTTGACAACTGGAGCATCAACACTAGagccaaggtgttttaaataagtggtgccagacggagcgtaaactctagcgtagacgaaaaaaataatgccaaaacggttacGTTTAACccaaggtgttttaaaaaGATAGGTAGCTTCTTGTAGAACAAaaccccgatcggattttGGAAAAAGACCAAGGTGTATTAAAGACACAGGTGGTTTCTTAGACGCTTTGACAGGTCGCCTATTGGTTGTATTTGACGTTCGTGCTGCAAGAAACTCACGGTGAGTTGCTGAGTGaccaaaaaaatcgttaattaccactttttagataaacaaaccttcattacaatatgtggaaacgtaaataaatgtattaggggagggaggaggggtggaaaagttacattttaccagtaaaacaacgatttttttggtcactcagtaactcaccgtgagtgggggtcctatttcagtcttttaccacaATTCATATTGTCGTAAACATAGTTTGGTTTATACCAATGGGTTCAAAGCTAAACacggccgtgccgtgccgcacGTACCGCACCCGGTGTGTGGAATGCTTTAAAGGCTTGGCAGCTCGTCATCTCTTTGACGTAGGTTCAATCttggaaaagcataaaaaagggttGGATAGGATTTGTGACTAAAAGGAATTTTTGCCTTCCTGGGATCGTGAAGGGACACCGTCGTTGCAGAGCACAGTTTTACAGGCGATTAACAGGTGATTTGTGTTGACTGTGCGTTCTGTGCTGCTCACGTCGTACCATCGTTGCGTACGTGGTCTACTTACGGCAGCATTTGTGATTCTGTGCAGTACCATCAGTGATTCATTAATAAAAGACGGTCATTTTGCTGCAGATTACACATATCGATAATTCTCAGTATTTGGAAACCGCACCCAAACGCTTTGAATGATACATATCTCTCTATACGGGTGGCGTAGGtgtgagcattttttttttcttttacttctaCCTTGAGCCGTGATTAATCGTTGGTGGCCATAACGGTTCGGTCCCAATATGTTGAACCTTAGCAGCAACTCATATATCTTAGCTAAGCAGGGCGAGCCAACAACGTTTTACTAATGAAAGTGTTATCGCATTCAGCTATCGTTAGGTAAGGGCGTCAACTTGCCACGGGAGCGAATAAAGCAAGGCCACCATCGACCGACCTACTCGATCGCCATCGACATAATAACGGGAGCTTTAGACAACATAACGAAGCAGATAGCCCAGCAATCAACAGCAATGAAGCAACCGACTGCCAGCGGATACGCAGCGGAGCGTTCCAATTCAACAGCCAACAAAGCGAACCGGCCGAGCATGTTCCTAACGAACGACGAGAACGATCAGCTGTTCCGGATGCTCGGGCGACGCTGTCAGGTAAGAACAGCTATCAGCCTCGCATGTCTTCTATTACACGCAACAGCGGAGCATAATTTTGCCTCGAGCATGAGGCTTTACCTCTTCTGTGGAACGTGCCGTATCAGGAGTATTTCGTCATGTTACAGGcctattttgctttttcgaaTCACTTAAACCTGCCTTGTGTAGTGGATTTTTGCTTTCGGCTTAATAAGTAGCACTAGCGCTGCAGTTTGCTATACTCGGCTTTGGGTGCGAACGGAGTTCCTGGTGCAATAAGACagaaacattttttgtttctaaaCTGATGTACAACACTGGTTTACTCCATTTATTGATATATTATATAGTATATCTATAGCATTTATCTGAGAaagttttaaaattgaaaaaaaaccagtTTCCGTGCATGTAAAAAAcctatttttaatgcaaaattTCGAGGAAAAAATCATATCTACTGTGATTTATCTATTCGATGTCGTGGTTTCATACAGTTATGTATGCTGAAAGACTATAGGGCAGGCAACCACACGCTTCCTGATCAACCCTTTAAAGCGTGGATGTTTATGCAACTCGCGTCTATGCCTATTAGTACGTAAAGAAAATCATAATGAAAGGGCAAAAAACTAGTTTTATTTCCTCTTTTCCGTTATGCGCCGAACGATGGTGTGGAACTTAACCGGAATGTTTCCAGTTCCGGGTGCTCTCAATAGCGCTGCTACAGAACCCAAGGTGAAGATGgagtgtttttcattttttatgttcctCTTTACCATTCACTCGTTACTCCAAGCGCATCGGGTGCATCTATACTGCAATAGAAACGCAGAGTGAAAAGTACCTAGCTCTCACAATTGGATACTGGAGAAATGGTATATATTATTGTATTGTAAGGGTAGCTCTGCAACTCTACCTTCTGTTTCAAGCATCCATGTATCAAGCAAAGATAAAACCGCAGACTAATTTACACTATCGACTAGCCTAAAGAAATGTATACACTTAGCATTTTATCTGTACGACCTCTATCATAGCGTACCTCGTTGTGGTGGTAACAGCTTAGCTGCAATGGGATGTGTCTTTCTTTGCAATAACTGTATGCGAACATCTTCGGTTTTTACTGTGTTTACTTTTATGATTGAATCTGGTTTTCATTATtgtttctctctatttttaaAGACACTGAGCACAGCGGTAGCGCAATTATACACTACGCAATCTCCTGCCCATACGGCCTGGGTAAAGCGGTCTACCGGTGCGCTCTGTTTCGTCAAGGATAACATTCGCAAATCTTACTTCTTCCGGCTGTACTGCTTTAAAAGCAACCAGATGGCCTGGGAGCAGGAGCTCTATGAGAAAATTGAGGTGACGCAACCAAAACCGTATTTCATCACGTTCGAGGGCCAGGTATGTAAAATAAATTCCAATACAAGGGCTTTAATTCCTGTTCATCGTCATGCTCATGTTTTGCAGGATGGTATCGTGGCCTTTAATTTTGCAAGCGATGATGAGGCTGCTGCTTTTATGAACACGACCGTAACTACGCTGCACAACCGCAACCGTCGGCGCGATGGTGAGTAGTCAGCAAAGGGTGCTAATTTGATAAGATAAGACATAAAACACTGATATAGTGACGGCAGAAGTACGATTCGTGTACAAAAATGCTTTACACCTTGTGGTTCGACGGGAACAAAGCATATCGACCTCTAAACTGTACCAGTTATTTTAATTCCGCATGAGGCACGTAGCGCGAAGATAAGCCACTGTGCGTGTTACCTTTCGCAGTAATATCTACGTCCCTATGTAGGATTTATCGGTCTGCTCAGTAAACTTAAAAGTCGTAGTTTCGCTCATTTGTGAGATTGTGTAGGACTTTAAGTTGCGTTGATACTTATCACACGAAAAGAAGCATGGTAATTTGTTTTTAGGAGAAGACTTAATTCTTTATTGTTTTCATATTACTCCATATGCATCCAATGGTGTCATCTTGTTTgatcatgttgatgatggtcgatTTTTTTCCCTCAAAATTGATGGATGAAGCGATCAATTGATAATATCGAATAGCTAGGCTGTCGCAAATGTTCATCACGTTTACTTGTGGCCAGGAGTAATGTGAGCTTGGTTTCGAATGTTTTTTAGCTGTatggaattggaaaatggaagaatggCCACTCAGTACAATAGCTACACGAAATTTGTGTTATAAATCATATTTCTGTTATTTCAAAATTCTATTCGAACAACGTTCCTCATCCGGTGATTAATTTTCTCCATAGAGCGCAATAGACGGCCTAGCAATCGTAAGGAACCGCCGCCTGCGAGGCCGCCCCCATTGCAGGGACCGGCGAACTCAGGAGCATATGGAAGTGGTGGTGATCAAATCGAAGATGCCACAGTTACATATCGGCCGAAGCAACCATGTAAGTAACTTTTCTTGTTCTCGAATCTTTGGCAAATTTAGTTTCATTTAttgctgttttgtttcgcCTCAGTTACAAGTCATTTCACCGCACTAACaccagcattccagcagcaaccgcaacagcaactgccGCTGGTTAATCAATCGCATCAGAAACCACGCAAGGTCAGAGGAATGGGCAAGCTACAGAAATCCGACATCGGAACTCCTTCGAACTTTAAGCACGTGACGCACGTGGGATGGGATCCGCAGAATGGGTTTGATCTTATAGGCGAGGAGGAATCGCTAAAACCATTCTTCAAGAAAGCCGGCGTACAGGACCAACACGTAAGTTAAATGGGGCATGCAATAACCATTTTGCTGTCTAGAGTGAGCTTaacttaatttcattttaattcatCGTAATAATATCTTATACATTTTCCTCCTTCATACTGGCGTGTTGCAGCTTAAGGATCGCGAAACGTGCGCATTTATCTACGACTTTATCCAGACAAACAACGTCCTCGACACGGTAAAGACGGAGCAAAGCAGTGGCCGCAAAAAGCCGCctgcaccgccaccagtgCCGGTTTGTCATTCACATTCCTTTAAACATTCAAGCTAGCTAGGTTCAAATACCGCATGTTCAATTACCTATTCTCGTTTAAATTCAACAGTCGGCAGTAGCACCGACGCAGGCGCAACAGCCAAATAGTGGAAGaaatccaccaccgccgccaccgcatcGAGCAttgccaccattgccaccaacGACGCCGCCGAAGGTAAGCGGCAGTGGACCGCCACCgtcgcggccaccaccattgcaacagcagcagcagcaacccacagcagcggcaccgtcaccaccggctgcaccagctccaccaccaccaccaccacccccaccattGTTACCAGTGGTTAGTGGGGGGcctctgccaccaccaccaccttcctcgcTGAAACCTGTCGCTCCGGGAATGCCGAGCGCCGGTGGGGCCGAGAGCAGAGACCCACGTGCCGACTTGATGGAGAGCATTCGTAATCGTCCGATCGGGCTTAGGGTGAGTGGATCTAGTTATATCGAGCTGACCGCATAAGCAGCACATACACATATTTAAAATCAATTCTTCTTGCAGCCGGTGAAGGATAGAGAACTGGGCGACGTTATTCCCAATCGTAACAGTGGCAGTGGGAGCGGGGACGTCGGTACCGATGCTCTGGCCGAAGCGTTGCGACGCGCTCTTGCCGAGCGTGGTCGAGCTATCCGCTCATCGGATGACGACGATAGTGATTCCAAGTCTAACAACAGCGACTGGGACGAGTAGTCAGGCTCAATTAGAGGCTGGGCAGGTAATGAAAAGGATAATTTGGTTACCAATATTCTGCCCAGATACCGAAGCTCCATGCGgcagtggtttttgttttcattccttttgCCCCTCATAGACGCTCACTTCATCCTTCAGATTTCGGTTATCGCCTGTGTGCTAAATGTGCAAGGACCATATACTTCGGATATGGTGGATGAAATGAATGCCTAACCCTGTGTTCTCAGCATAATTCAAATTTAAAGCCCCGATTTGCTAGCGTCCACACAATCGGTATAAATATGATAAATTGGTGTGCGTGCTTCTTACGAATATGCATTTGAGTGAACAGTTGAACCGAAagcattttttccttttttttttaaaatatatgagaacgggcgagccgtatatTTAACAAGCATTTTTTCCTTTAATGCTATACAATTTAAATTGCCGACCTCAAATTCAAACTCGTGGAAGCTTACGGTTAACATAAATTTCTTTTATTAATGACGGTAGGTCATTAGCAAATCAGCTAATGCTTgcatatttaaattattttgtgAAC
This window contains:
- the LOC125954056 gene encoding wiskott-Aldrich syndrome protein isoform X1, which gives rise to MLVWLSLGKGVNLPRERIKQGHHRPTYSIAIDIITGALDNITKQIAQQSTAMKQPTASGYAAERSNSTANKANRPSMFLTNDENDQLFRMLGRRCQTLSTAVAQLYTTQSPAHTAWVKRSTGALCFVKDNIRKSYFFRLYCFKSNQMAWEQELYEKIEVTQPKPYFITFEGQDGIVAFNFASDDEAAAFMNTTVTTLHNRNRRRDERNRRPSNRKEPPPARPPPLQGPANSGAYGSGGDQIEDATVTYRPKQPFTSHFTALTPAFQQQPQQQLPLVNQSHQKPRKVRGMGKLQKSDIGTPSNFKHVTHVGWDPQNGFDLIGEEESLKPFFKKAGVQDQHLKDRETCAFIYDFIQTNNVLDTVKTEQSSGRKKPPAPPPVPSAVAPTQAQQPNSGRNPPPPPPHRALPPLPPTTPPKVSGSGPPPSRPPPLQQQQQQPTAAAPSPPAAPAPPPPPPPPPLLPVVSGGPLPPPPPSSLKPVAPGMPSAGGAESRDPRADLMESIRNRPIGLRPVKDRELGDVIPNRNSGSGSGDVGTDALAEALRRALAERGRAIRSSDDDDSDSKSNNSDWDE
- the LOC125954035 gene encoding inositol polyphosphate-5-phosphatase A isoform X2, producing MATTDQESSIPVLLVTANVGSVFEDPSNLLHLWVREFLNHVSQCRPIFIALHLQEVGGKTYEKSMDYVQEFIANLCESEELKDYNRIRVYLDEDYNSAEHFTALGNLYFVQSTVKHVLMWNFLTHEWDLVEGKSIYTGSIETVASKEKAKFPQQFFPECKWSRKGFLRTRWFLNGTVFDLVNIHLFHDASNLAACEEFPSVYCKSRRRALVYTLERFHKDPVNHPVPYFVFGDFNFRCDTEGVIKKLTEDLTMHRIQNAASKPDSTKVQYRDSDGVNVLTVGKKEFSHCDQSTFKEQWLRQFDRELDSLRSVLYEYPITFPPSYPYEEDPLQPGAYMTTRCPAWCDRILISPAARKLICGGVDNTMPKHDANYGVIGSDVCMGDHKPVYLSIRIKTSQDIVPPSILNDTTCEITAEELLDRLQQYTDLNTRICEQQQKIEASSGQMINSHYVQILPTGSDVGDDDTITTPETVSGTAGEEDGSYYGEATGPRCALIFRETSV
- the LOC125954056 gene encoding wiskott-Aldrich syndrome protein isoform X2 — translated: MKQPTASGYAAERSNSTANKANRPSMFLTNDENDQLFRMLGRRCQTLSTAVAQLYTTQSPAHTAWVKRSTGALCFVKDNIRKSYFFRLYCFKSNQMAWEQELYEKIEVTQPKPYFITFEGQDGIVAFNFASDDEAAAFMNTTVTTLHNRNRRRDERNRRPSNRKEPPPARPPPLQGPANSGAYGSGGDQIEDATVTYRPKQPFTSHFTALTPAFQQQPQQQLPLVNQSHQKPRKVRGMGKLQKSDIGTPSNFKHVTHVGWDPQNGFDLIGEEESLKPFFKKAGVQDQHLKDRETCAFIYDFIQTNNVLDTVKTEQSSGRKKPPAPPPVPSAVAPTQAQQPNSGRNPPPPPPHRALPPLPPTTPPKVSGSGPPPSRPPPLQQQQQQPTAAAPSPPAAPAPPPPPPPPPLLPVVSGGPLPPPPPSSLKPVAPGMPSAGGAESRDPRADLMESIRNRPIGLRPVKDRELGDVIPNRNSGSGSGDVGTDALAEALRRALAERGRAIRSSDDDDSDSKSNNSDWDE